A single region of the Lysinibacillus sp. B2A1 genome encodes:
- a CDS encoding cupin, giving the protein MKIFNFTQEFANQIINYDSVDAFYKRIMRTVEPTSIGFMYIEPGGVVGMHEAPVPQLFIVIQGEGWVCGANREKIFLKAGQGVLWQTGQAHESGSDTGLTALILESKQINLA; this is encoded by the coding sequence ATGAAAATTTTTAATTTCACACAAGAGTTTGCCAATCAAATTATAAATTATGATTCAGTAGACGCTTTCTATAAGAGGATAATGAGAACGGTAGAACCAACAAGTATTGGCTTTATGTATATAGAGCCAGGTGGTGTTGTTGGCATGCATGAGGCCCCTGTTCCACAGTTATTTATAGTCATTCAAGGTGAAGGATGGGTTTGTGGAGCAAATAGGGAGAAGATATTTTTAAAGGCTGGTCAGGGTGTGCTTTGGCAAACAGGACAAGCACATGAATCTGGAAGCGACACAGGATTAACAGCACTTATCCTTGAATCTAAGCAAATCAATCTTGCCTAG